In Planctomycetaceae bacterium, the DNA window AAACAGCGCGGTCTGCTGGACGACACGGTGATTGTCTGGGGCGGCGAATTCGGCCGCACGGTCTACTGTCAGGGAACACTGACGGAAACAAACTACGGTCGTGACCACCACCCGCGGTGTTTTTCCATCTGCATGGCCGGAGGCGGTGTGAAGGGTGGCTTCACGTACGGGACGACCGATGACTTCGGCTACAACATCGTCGAAGACCCCGTTCACGTGAACGACTTGCACGCGACTTTGCTGCATTGCCTGGGAATTAACCACAAACTGCTGACCACAAAATACCAGGGTCTCGACCTGCGGCTCACGGGCGTCGAAGACCGCAATCCCGTGATGGAGATCCTGAGCTGAACCGGCTTGCTTTTCGCGGGACGGCTATCTTGCGGTAATTGGCATGCTGTCGCGTTTACGTTTCAAACAGCAGGCTCAGGCAGGTGACTCCACCTTCCGCCTTTGCGAATTCGGACACTTCCGCCGTCCGCACGGTCAGGCCGCGACTGACCAGCAGATCGGCCGTTTGCGGGTTTCCGCCGGCCACCACAACGGTCGCATTCACCAGAGCGACGTTTGCGGCCCACGGTTCATCCGCCGGGACATCCAGGCACTCGCGTCCGGCCAGAGCCGACGTGTCCAGCCAGTTGCGATTCACCAGAAGTGCGCCATCCGGCAGCGCGGTGCAGGCGGTTTTCAGATGCAGGCTTCCCCGGACCCTCACCGGATGGACCCGGTAACCGAAGCGTTCGACGATCGATCGAAGCTGGTTCACGCCGTCGCGATTCGTTCGAGACGACAGGCCAACGATCAGTTCGCGGCCGACTCGCAGAACGTCGCCGCCTTCCAGTTGCCCTGGCGAAACGATTCGGGCGATGCTGCGAAATTCCCGAAGCACCGATTCCATCGCCGCGGGTTCACGATTTCGTGATTCTACGCCCATCGATGCCAGCACCGCGATTTCATCCAGGACAACGGCGGTGTCTTCGACAAATGTCGCGTCGGCGCAGTCGACGCTGGCGTTCAGGACACGGACCTCGGCGCCGCATTCGTTCAGCAGCCGGCAGTAGTTCCGGTGTTGTCGTCGCAGCGATTCGAAGTTGAGCGGCTGTCGCTGCAGAAACGTCAGTTGGCATTCCGCCATGAACGGCGACGGTTCGTGTGTGATGGCAAGCGTCGCCATGCGGTACCGAATCATTTTCTGCCGCGCGGCAGCAGTCCACTGCGAATGGCTCGCTCGGAATCATTCATGGCGATCAACATACCTTCCGGAAATGTGCGATGGATGACGATGTCATCAAAGATCCGGACGCTGTCGTATTGGTTGAGCCCCATTCCGGCCAGATACTGCAGCCGCAGATTGGCGTCCCGGTTGAGTTCCGCGTCGGCCAGCCAGTCTTGCAGATCTCGGCCGTTGCCGGCGTAGGTCAGCAGCAGGTCCACGGGAGTATCGAACTTCACTTCGGCAAGCGATTCCCGCACGGACTGCCGATCGTTCTGCAGAAGCCGGGCGTGCAGTGCCTGAACGTCGATTCGCGTCGGTTCGGACTGGCCCAGCAGCACGATGTCGTATCCTTCGCCGCCGATGTCGTTGCTCCAGACGGTGCCTTCGGGAAAGACGCTGAAAAACGTTGCCAGTTCGCTTTTCACTGCCGCGTCGCTGGTTTCGTAAAGAGGCACCCACTGCGTGACCACTCCGCCGGGATTCAGCCGTTTGCGGCACCATTCGAAGTATTCCCGCGAATACAGCGTGGCCGCGCCCTTGACCCACGGATGGATGGGGTCGGACGTGATGATGTCGAAGTGTTGCGTGGTCGTCATGATGAAGTGCCGCGCGTCGTCGTTGACGATTTCGACGCGGGGATCATCGGTGACGTGGTGGTTTTCCCGCGAGAAGTATTTACCCGCCGCCGGCGGAATCAGCGGTTCGATTTCACAGATCACGATGCGTTCGATTTCGGGATGAGGCAGAAACGATCCGGCTGTGACACCGGCACCGCAGCCGACAACCAGCACGGATCGCGGTCGAGGATGCACAAGCGCCGGGAGGTGCCCCAGCATTCTCTGCAGCCGCATATCGGCCGGTTCACTGGACGCGACAATCTTCCCGCTGACGTGAAAGTTTCTGACGCCCGTCATTGCGTCTTCGGAAACGGCAATGGATGCGTTCATTCCCTCGCCGAAATACAGGTAATCGGGTTCGTCGCGATACGTCGGAAGGTATCGACCGTACGCGATCAGGCCGGTCGGAATTTGCGGGACATACGCCGACAGACCGGTTCCGGCCAGAGTCACGACGGAAAGCATGGCCGCCGCGGCACGACGGGAATGTGGCTGCGACGCCTGAAGCATCAGCGGCACAAACATGATCAGCGCGGAGACTCCCGCCAGCGCGACCAGAACCCGCTGCGCGTCCTGAGTTCCCAGCCAGGCAATCATCAGCACGCTGGCACACAAAGCGCCGGCAATTGCGCCGACAGTGTTGGCCGCATAGACGCTGCCGACCAGTCGGCCGGGGTCGCGGGATCCAGCGGCGGCGGACGCCAGAGCCAGCGGAAAACTGGCTCCCCACAGGCACGCCGCGGGCGACACAGCCCACGCGCAGCGAACCAGGTCCAGTTGAAACGTCAGCCACGGACTGGTGGCCAGCGAGACATCGATCGGCCAATATGGCAGTGATCGCGTGACTGTGATCGCCGTCCAGACGATCGCCGGAATCAGCAGCATCTGACAGCACCCCAGCGCGATCTGTGGATTCTTCAGTCGTGGAACGACGGTCGAAGCAATGCTGCTGCCAATTCCCAGTCCCACCAGGAACACGGCAAGGATGATCGAAAACGTATAAACCGACGCTCCCATCAGCAGTGACAGTTGCCGCGTCCAGATCACTTCCGCCGCCAGCGCCGTCATTCCGGAAAGCAGAATTGCCGGATACGCGAACCTCGACGACGTCGACAACGGCGTGGCGGCGGTTTTTCCCGGTGGACGCGATGCGGTTTCCCGGACGCCGTCGGAATACGGAAGCGCAATCGCCATCGCAAAGCTGACGAACGCCACACCGGCATTGATGGATGCCGCGACGTACGTGGCCGTTGCCATGTCGAACAGTCGCAGCAGACAGAATCCCGCCAGCAGGCATCCAAAGACGGCTCCCGCAATGTTTGAGCCGTAGAAGAAACCCAGGCGCGAAATTCCCGCGGGCGAAGCTTCCACCCAGCGAGCGATCGCCGGCAGCGTCGCTCCCATCAGAATCGTCGGCGGCAGCAGACAGACAGCGCTGATCACACAGCGCAAAAACAGTTCGGCTGACGATGCGCCGAAGTCCTCGACGTAGATCCGGCCGACCAGCGGCATCGCGGTCAGCAGCACGATTCCCAGAACCCCGATGCTCAGTTCCAGCAGCGCGTACACGCGAAGCGGATGCCGGTGCGACGAAACGAGTCGGGGAAACAGCAGGCTGCCAACGCACATTCCTCCCATGAATGTCGCCAGCAAAACGCCCAGCGAGATCGTTGAGGAGCCGATGACCAGTTGCAGCAACTGAAACCAGACAATTTCATAGATCAGCGCCGAACAGCCGCTGCCGACAAACATCAACAGCAGCAGCGGTACGGACGCGGATCCGTCGCGATGGTCCTGGTTGTCGGGGCTCACTGGCATTGCGAAAAACCTGCATCACTTCTGACGGGTTACTACTTTTCGCCGATGCACCACAGAAAGCCGTCCGTGCGAATGTAGGCGCGCCCGTCGGCGAAGACCGGTGTCGCCACGGCGAAGTCGTCCAGAGCGTTTTCGGCGACCAGCTCCAGCTTGTCGCCAGCGCGATAGACACTGGTCGTGCCGCCCTCGTCAGTGACGTAAAGGTGCCCGCCCGCAAGAACGGGTGACGCGCTGACCGTCACACGTCTTCCCTGAACTTCCTGTTCGTCCAGAACGTTTCCGGATGCGATGTCGATCATCGCGACGGTGCCGTGGTCCGTGCAGACGTAGAGCTTTCCGTCGGAAGCAACGGGAGTCGGCACGTCCGCCGCCGGGCCGCCGGTCGACCACGCGACGTGAGACTTTGTGACGTTACCTTCGCCGCCTAAACGAATCGCGGTCAGTGATTCACCGCGCGCGTAGGGCGCAACGACCAGTCCGTCCGAAAAGACGGGTGACGAAATCGAACGCCAGTTTTGCCTGCGGTCGGGATTCAGACCGCCGACGATCCACAGTTGCTTCCCGGTTGCGGCATTGTGGCCCGTGACGTGATCCGCTCCCAGCACGACAATTGTCTGACCGCCGGCGGCGTCGATGACCAGCGGCGTGGTGTAGCTCTGTTCGGATTCGCCGGGCGCGTCGAGATTTCGGTCCTGCTTCCAGTCCGGTTCGCCGGACGCCTTATCGAATGCCGCAAGGTAGGAACCGCTGCTCTGCA includes these proteins:
- a CDS encoding fused MFS/spermidine synthase; translated protein: MPVSPDNQDHRDGSASVPLLLLMFVGSGCSALIYEIVWFQLLQLVIGSSTISLGVLLATFMGGMCVGSLLFPRLVSSHRHPLRVYALLELSIGVLGIVLLTAMPLVGRIYVEDFGASSAELFLRCVISAVCLLPPTILMGATLPAIARWVEASPAGISRLGFFYGSNIAGAVFGCLLAGFCLLRLFDMATATYVAASINAGVAFVSFAMAIALPYSDGVRETASRPPGKTAATPLSTSSRFAYPAILLSGMTALAAEVIWTRQLSLLMGASVYTFSIILAVFLVGLGIGSSIASTVVPRLKNPQIALGCCQMLLIPAIVWTAITVTRSLPYWPIDVSLATSPWLTFQLDLVRCAWAVSPAACLWGASFPLALASAAAGSRDPGRLVGSVYAANTVGAIAGALCASVLMIAWLGTQDAQRVLVALAGVSALIMFVPLMLQASQPHSRRAAAAMLSVVTLAGTGLSAYVPQIPTGLIAYGRYLPTYRDEPDYLYFGEGMNASIAVSEDAMTGVRNFHVSGKIVASSEPADMRLQRMLGHLPALVHPRPRSVLVVGCGAGVTAGSFLPHPEIERIVICEIEPLIPPAAGKYFSRENHHVTDDPRVEIVNDDARHFIMTTTQHFDIITSDPIHPWVKGAATLYSREYFEWCRKRLNPGGVVTQWVPLYETSDAAVKSELATFFSVFPEGTVWSNDIGGEGYDIVLLGQSEPTRIDVQALHARLLQNDRQSVRESLAEVKFDTPVDLLLTYAGNGRDLQDWLADAELNRDANLRLQYLAGMGLNQYDSVRIFDDIVIHRTFPEGMLIAMNDSERAIRSGLLPRGRK
- a CDS encoding PQQ-binding-like beta-propeller repeat protein, yielding MPANRLLIVCTSVAILFVTSAVSDAAENWPQWRGPAANGVAPGAGYPIKWSAAENVLWKYKLPGLGASTPVIWGNDIFLTCENQGKNSVLCLDRSGKERWSVSLGQEVPAKNRKASGSNPSAVTDGENVFVYFKSGELACLSADGKIVWQKNLQQMYGADTLWWDLGTSPVLTKKDVVVACMQSSGSYLAAFDKASGEPDWKQDRNLDAPGESEQSYTTPLVIDAAGGQTIVVLGADHVTGHNAATGKQLWIVGGLNPDRRQNWRSISSPVFSDGLVVAPYARGESLTAIRLGGEGNVTKSHVAWSTGGPAADVPTPVASDGKLYVCTDHGTVAMIDIASGNVLDEQEVQGRRVTVSASPVLAGGHLYVTDEGGTTSVYRAGDKLELVAENALDDFAVATPVFADGRAYIRTDGFLWCIGEK
- a CDS encoding arginine deiminase family protein is translated as MATLAITHEPSPFMAECQLTFLQRQPLNFESLRRQHRNYCRLLNECGAEVRVLNASVDCADATFVEDTAVVLDEIAVLASMGVESRNREPAAMESVLREFRSIARIVSPGQLEGGDVLRVGRELIVGLSSRTNRDGVNQLRSIVERFGYRVHPVRVRGSLHLKTACTALPDGALLVNRNWLDTSALAGRECLDVPADEPWAANVALVNATVVVAGGNPQTADLLVSRGLTVRTAEVSEFAKAEGGVTCLSLLFET